CTCGACCGGCCTCGGCATCGACCGGCGCCAGCGCCGCCTCTCGACCTACGACGTGCTCGCCGGCGAGGCGCCCCTCACCGAGGCCGTACAAGCCACCGCGGTGCCGCGTCTCTCGTTGATCCCATCCACGATGGACCTGCTGGGCCTCGAAATGGCGATGGCGAGCGCGCCGGACCGGGCACAGCGCCTCCGCCGGGCCCTGGAGCCGCTCGATCTCGGCGACATGCCGGAGGATCAGCGTTTCACCTACGTGCTGATCGACTGCCCCCCCTCGCTCAACCTGCTGACCCTCAACGCCCTCGCGGCGGCGCATGCGGTGCTGGTCCCGCTGCAATGCGAGTTCTTCGCCCTCGAAGGATTGAGCCAGCTCCTGCGTACCGTCGAGCAGGTCAAGGGCGCTCTCAACCCGCGCCTGGCGATCCAGGGCGTGGTGCTGACGATGTTCGATCCGCGCAACAACCTGTCGGCGCAGGTGGTCGCCGACGTGCGCGAGTTCATGGGCGACAAGGTCTACGAGACCATGATCCCCCGCAACGTGCGCGTCTCCGAGGCGCCGTCGCACGGCAAGCCGGTGCTGCTCTACGATCTCAAATGCGCCGGCTCGCAGGCCTATCTGCGGCTCGCCTCCGAGATCATCCAACGTGAGGGCCGTCTTCCGGCCGCCGCCTGAACCAGCGTAATGGAGTCGATGAGAGGATGAAGGGTATGGCGGAGGAGGGAGCGCGGCCGCGCCTCGGGCGAGGTCTCGCGGCGCTGATCGGCGATTTCGGCGAGGAGACTCCCGCGGCCGCCGAGAAGCCGAAGGCCGGCCAGAGGCGCGTGCCGATCGAGTTCCTGCGGCCCAATCCACGCAACCCGCGTCGCCATTTCGCCGAGGCCGAGCTCGAGGAGCTGTCGGCCTCGATCCGCACCCGCGGTGTAATCCAGCCGATCGTGGTCCGGGCGCTCGCCAACGTGCCCGACGCGTTCGAGATCGTCGCCGGCGAGCGGCGCTGGCGGGCGGCGCAGCGGGCCGGCCTGCACGACGTCCCGGTGGTCACGGTCGAGATCGACGACCGCACCTCGCTCGAATACGCGATCCTGGAGAACGTCCAGCGCGCCGATCTCAACGCCATCGAGGAGGCGGCGGGCTACGAGCGGCTGATGAGCGAGTTCCGCTACACCCAGACCGAGCTCGCCGAGATCATCGGCAAGAGCCGCAGCCACCTCGCCAACACCCTGCGCCTGCTGCAATTGCCGCCCGGGGTGCAGGACCACGTGATAACCGGCACGCTCACCGCCGGCCATGCAAGGGCGCTCCTCGCCGTCAAGGACCCGGAGGGAATCGCCCGCCGGGTGATCGAGGACGGGATGACGGTGCGCGAGGTCGAAGCCCTGGCCGCCGGCGAGCAGACCGGTACCGGCCCACGCCCGGGCCGTCCGCGCAAGGCGGCTGTGGAGAAGGATGCGGATACCCGCGCCCTCGAGCGGCGCCTGGAGGAGGCTCTCGGGGTCGTGGTGTCGATCGAGGCCAAGGGCGCCGGCGGCGAGGTTCGCTTGCGCTATGCCAGCCTCGATCAGCTCGACGGACTGTGCCGGCGCCTGGAAGCGTAAGGATCGCAAGGCCAAGCTTCAGGCTCGGCCTTGGAATGAGAGGGGAGGGGGCGCGTCAGCCCCTTCTCGCCGCTTCGCTCGCCAGACGCAGGAAGAGATCGGCCGCGATGGCGTGCGAGAAGTCGCCCCCGGCCCGGCGGGCATTGAGCACCGCGTCTTGCAACAGCGAGACCGCCCGACGTAACGAGGCCGGGCTCCAGCGGGCGAGTTGCGTCTCGACGATCTTCTGACGCCGGAAATGCAGGCCACGCCATCCCGCCACCATCGCGCTCGGGCTCTTGCCCTCGCCATCGAGGCGGGTGGCGAGAAGGGTGAGCGCGTGGCGGAGCGCTCCGCCCAGCATCACCGAGGCGTCCATGCCCTCGATCTGGAAGCGCCGATAGCTGCGCTCGGTCTCGGCGATCCGTCCGGCAAAAGCTGCATCGATCAGCGCGTTGAGCATCGATCCGGAAACGTCGCTGCCGATTGCCTCGACATCGTCGATGCCGATCTCGCCCTGGCCGCGAGCGTAAAGCGCCAGCTTCTCGATCTCGCCGAGGCTCGCCCGTCGGTCACCACCGAGGCCGCTGGCAAGCAGGTCGCGGGCCTCGCGGGTGATGCGCAAGCCGTCCGCCCGCAACGTTTTGTCGATCAGGTCGGCGAGGGTGCCGGCATCGTCCGGGTAGCAGGGGATCGCGAGCGCCCGTGGCGAACGTTCGCAGATCACGCGCAAGGGCGCCGACTTGGCGAGATCGCCGGCCTCGACCACGATCCGCGTGTCGGCGCTCTCGTGCTTGAGGGCGGCGTCGACCGCCGGCGCGTAGTTGCGGCTGCCAGGACGGACCCAGACAGCCCGCTTGCCGCCGAACAGCCCGACGGTGGCGGCTTCGTCGACGAGGCGGCCGGGATCGCTCGCCAGCACGTCGCCGTCGAGCTTCACCAGCGCGAAGGGGTCCGAGGGATCGTCGACCGCCTTCTCGGCCAGGAGGCGGGCACGCTCGGTCACGAGACCGGTATCCGGGCCGTAGACCAGGATCACGGCGATGCGCGGGTCGGGGCCGCGGCGCAGCAGGCCCTCGACCTCGCCAGCCTTCACGGCGGTCACGACAAGCCTCCGGCGGTCATCATGCGCTCAGGGCTGGGTCGCCAGGATCGCGGCGACGCGTGTCTTGATCTGGTCGGAAAGGAGCTTGGCCAGCCGGATTTCGGCATCCCGGGCGGCGCGCAGGCTGGCGAAGCGCTGGGCCGAGCGGTCGTAGGTGGCGGTCCCTTGCGCGACGCCCTCGGTAATGGTGCGGTCGCCGGAGAGCGTCTGGACCTTGTAGGAGGCGGTGCCGACCAGCGTCGCGGCTTCCGCCCGGCCGGTGATCGAGCTGACGATCGGCGTCTGCACCGTCTCGCTCGCCGCAAGGGTCAGGCGATACTTCTTCTCCGCCGGCGTCCCTGAGCCGTCGAGGTCGAAGACCAGCTCGCTGCGCAGGTAATGACCGAGGCGCTCCTGGCCCTGCGCGGTCTTGGCCGGCTCGACCTGGATCGAGGCGAGCACGGCGCTCAGGGGCGCGCCGGAGGCGGTCGGCCCGTAGAGCGGCCGGAAGCAGGCCGAGAGGCCGAGAGCCAGGGTGGCGACGAGAGTGAGGTTCCGCGCCGTCTTCGCCGTGCTGCCTGCCATGAAGGTCCGTCCTGCCACCGCTTGATTCGTCACCGCGACGCTGACGCGGTTACCGCTACGCTGAGGTTCTGCCAAGGGGTTCTGCCAAGTGGAGTGAACACGCCCCGCGGGCTCCCAGGATAGAGCCGGCGATCTAAAGAATCTCTGCGGCGACAGCAGGGCCGTCGGCCGGTCGGATGGTGGAAATCGGGCATAAGACGACCGGAGTGAAAACGAGAAGGGCCCGGCGATCGGGAGATCGCCGGGCCCTCGTCTCTATCAATCCGTCACGCCCGCTCAGACCACGATGTTGACGATGCGCAACGGCACCACGATCACCTTGCGGGGCGGCTTGCCTTCGAGCGCCCGCTGAATGGGCTCGAGGGCCAGGACCGCATCCTGCACCGCCGCCTGATCGGCATCGCGCGGCACGGTGACGTCGGCGCGCTTGCGGCCGTTGATCTGCACCGGCATCGTGACGCTGTCCTCCACCAGCAGGTCGTGACGGACGGACGGCCAGGAAGCCTCCGCCACCAGGCCGTCCTGCTTGAGCGCCGTCCAACAGGCCTCGGCGAGGTGCGGCATCATCGGGGCGATGAGCTGCACCAGGATCAGCGTTGCTTGGTGCAGGGCAGGGGAGGGGGCATGGCCGCGCTCGGCATTGACCGCCTCCTGCAGGCTGTTCGCCAATTCGTAGATATGGGCGACGCAGCGGTTGAAGCGCAGGCGCTCGATGTCGTCGCCGACCGCCGCCAGCGCCTTGTGCGCCGCCTTCAGCGCGGCCTCGCTGCCGGCGGCAGCGGGTTCGGAACCGCCTTCCGCGATCTCGCTCACCATGCGCCAGACGCGCTGGACGAAGCGCGACGCGCCTTGCACGCCATCCTCGGTCCAGATCACATCGCGCTCCGGCGGCGAGTCGGAGAGCATGAACCAGCGGGCGGTATCGGCGCCGTAGGAGGCGATGATGTCGTCTGGATCGACGACGTTCTTCTTCGACTTCGACATCTTCTCGATCGCCCCGATGGCGATCGGCGCGTCGGTTTTCACGTGAAACGCTTTGCGCGTTCCATCCTCGGTTACCAGCTTGACGTCGACCGGCTGCACCCACGCTCCGGCCTCGTCGCGATAGGTCTCGTGGACGACCATGCCCTGCGTGAACAGGCCGGCGAAGGGCTCGTCGAGCCCGGCCCAGCCGGTCTGGCGCATCGCCCGCATGAAGAAGCGGGAATAGAGCAGGTGCAGGATCGCGTGCTCGATGCCGCCGATATACTGGTCGACCGGCAGCCAGTGATCGGCCACCGCCTTGTCGGTCGGCGCGTCCGTGAGCCACGGGGCGGTGAAGCGGGCAAAGTACCAGGACGAATCGACGAAGGTGTCCATCGTGTCGGTCTCGCGGCGGGCCGGCTTGCCGCAGGACGGGCACGGCACGTTGCGCCAGGCCGCATCGCGCTCCAGCGGGTTGCCGGGCACGTCGAACGAGACCTCCTCCGGCAGCCGCACCGGCAGGTCGGCGACCGGCACCGGCACGACGCCGCAAGCGTCGCAATGGATGACCGGGATCGGGCAGCCCCAGTAGCGCTGGCGCGAGACGCCCCAGTCGCGCAGGCGGAACTGCACCCGGCGCTTGCCGACCGAAGCGCCGTCGAGGGTCTCGGTCTCCAGGCGATCGGCGACGGTCTTGAACGCCTCGTCGGTGCTCATCCCGTCGAGGAAGCGCGAATTGATCATCCGGCCGTCGCCGTCATAGGCGGTGTCGGTGATCGTGAAGGCGGCGGGATCCTGGTCCGGCGGGCAGACGACCGGCGTGTTGCCGAGACCGTACTTGTTGGCGAAGTCGAGATCGCGCTGGTCGTGGGCCGGGCAGCCGAACACCGCGCCGGTGCCGTACTCCATCAGCACGAAATTCGCGACGTAGACCGGCAGGGTCCAGGACGGGTCCAGGGGGTGGCGCACCCTCAATCCGGTGTCGAAGCCGAGCTTTTCCGCCGTATCGATCGCAGCCTGGGCGGTGCCCATGCGCCGGCACTCGGCGATGAAGTCCTGCAGGGCCGGGTTGTCCTTCGCCACCGCGGCGGCAAGCGGATGGTCGGCGGCGACTGCCAGGAACTTGGCGCCGAACAGCGTATCGGGCCGCGTCGTGTAGACCGTGACCTCGGAGCTTGCGCCCTCCGGCACCGCCTCCAGGGCGAAGCGCAGCTCCAGCCCTTCCGAGCGGCCGATCCAGTTGCGCTGCATCAGCCGGACCTTCTCCGGCCAGCGCTCCAGCGTGTCGAGCCGGTCGTCGAGGTCCTGGGCGAAGTCGGTGATCTTGAAGAACCACTGGGTCAGCTCGCGCTGCTCGACGAGCGCACCTGAGCGCCAGCCGCGCCCGTCGATCA
This sequence is a window from Methylobacterium sp. SyP6R. Protein-coding genes within it:
- the holA gene encoding DNA polymerase III subunit delta; translated protein: MTAVKAGEVEGLLRRGPDPRIAVILVYGPDTGLVTERARLLAEKAVDDPSDPFALVKLDGDVLASDPGRLVDEAATVGLFGGKRAVWVRPGSRNYAPAVDAALKHESADTRIVVEAGDLAKSAPLRVICERSPRALAIPCYPDDAGTLADLIDKTLRADGLRITREARDLLASGLGGDRRASLGEIEKLALYARGQGEIGIDDVEAIGSDVSGSMLNALIDAAFAGRIAETERSYRRFQIEGMDASVMLGGALRHALTLLATRLDGEGKSPSAMVAGWRGLHFRRQKIVETQLARWSPASLRRAVSLLQDAVLNARRAGGDFSHAIAADLFLRLASEAARRG
- a CDS encoding ParB/RepB/Spo0J family partition protein; protein product: MAEEGARPRLGRGLAALIGDFGEETPAAAEKPKAGQRRVPIEFLRPNPRNPRRHFAEAELEELSASIRTRGVIQPIVVRALANVPDAFEIVAGERRWRAAQRAGLHDVPVVTVEIDDRTSLEYAILENVQRADLNAIEEAAGYERLMSEFRYTQTELAEIIGKSRSHLANTLRLLQLPPGVQDHVITGTLTAGHARALLAVKDPEGIARRVIEDGMTVREVEALAAGEQTGTGPRPGRPRKAAVEKDADTRALERRLEEALGVVVSIEAKGAGGEVRLRYASLDQLDGLCRRLEA
- the lptE gene encoding LPS assembly lipoprotein LptE, coding for MAGSTAKTARNLTLVATLALGLSACFRPLYGPTASGAPLSAVLASIQVEPAKTAQGQERLGHYLRSELVFDLDGSGTPAEKKYRLTLAASETVQTPIVSSITGRAEAATLVGTASYKVQTLSGDRTITEGVAQGTATYDRSAQRFASLRAARDAEIRLAKLLSDQIKTRVAAILATQP
- a CDS encoding ParA family protein gives rise to the protein MIADPPESQASGSPRPLRIIALANQKGGVGKTTTAINLGTALAAIGEHVLIVDLDPQGNASTGLGIDRRQRRLSTYDVLAGEAPLTEAVQATAVPRLSLIPSTMDLLGLEMAMASAPDRAQRLRRALEPLDLGDMPEDQRFTYVLIDCPPSLNLLTLNALAAAHAVLVPLQCEFFALEGLSQLLRTVEQVKGALNPRLAIQGVVLTMFDPRNNLSAQVVADVREFMGDKVYETMIPRNVRVSEAPSHGKPVLLYDLKCAGSQAYLRLASEIIQREGRLPAAA
- the leuS gene encoding leucine--tRNA ligase, which codes for MAERYNAKDSEPHWQQVWAEREIFRTRNDDPRPKYYVLEMFPYPSGRIHMGHVRNYAMGDVVARYKRAKGFNVLHPMGWDAFGLPAENAAMQNKVNPREWTYANIATMRAQLQSMGLSLDWSREIATCDPDYYKHQQRMFLDFLKAGLVSRRTAKVNWDPVDHTVLANEQVIDGRGWRSGALVEQRELTQWFFKITDFAQDLDDRLDTLERWPEKVRLMQRNWIGRSEGLELRFALEAVPEGASSEVTVYTTRPDTLFGAKFLAVAADHPLAAAVAKDNPALQDFIAECRRMGTAQAAIDTAEKLGFDTGLRVRHPLDPSWTLPVYVANFVLMEYGTGAVFGCPAHDQRDLDFANKYGLGNTPVVCPPDQDPAAFTITDTAYDGDGRMINSRFLDGMSTDEAFKTVADRLETETLDGASVGKRRVQFRLRDWGVSRQRYWGCPIPVIHCDACGVVPVPVADLPVRLPEEVSFDVPGNPLERDAAWRNVPCPSCGKPARRETDTMDTFVDSSWYFARFTAPWLTDAPTDKAVADHWLPVDQYIGGIEHAILHLLYSRFFMRAMRQTGWAGLDEPFAGLFTQGMVVHETYRDEAGAWVQPVDVKLVTEDGTRKAFHVKTDAPIAIGAIEKMSKSKKNVVDPDDIIASYGADTARWFMLSDSPPERDVIWTEDGVQGASRFVQRVWRMVSEIAEGGSEPAAAGSEAALKAAHKALAAVGDDIERLRFNRCVAHIYELANSLQEAVNAERGHAPSPALHQATLILVQLIAPMMPHLAEACWTALKQDGLVAEASWPSVRHDLLVEDSVTMPVQINGRKRADVTVPRDADQAAVQDAVLALEPIQRALEGKPPRKVIVVPLRIVNIVV